DNA from Rubripirellula lacrimiformis:
ACAGCAATCCCTTTTGGGACGGCGTCAGCGAAAACTCGGTTTCAATGTCACCAATCGCGACCGACAGCGCGCCTCGATCGATGTAGTTGACCAAAATGGAAGTCACCAACAGAACCAGCAGCACCAATCGATAGCCGCTGATCGATGCAGATGCTTGCTCGGGTTCGTCTGTCACGTTGATTCTCTGTCGAATTAGAAAGCGGCACGGATGGGCAACAAGATACCAGAGATCGATGGCCCGATTGCGAAAGGAACGGACTCAAACGGCGAGACAGCACAGGCCGTTGCACCCGAGCCCTGTTCACCGTCGGTGTTCAACTAGGCGATCACATCATGGATCACGTGACCGAAGTCTTTTTCCAGACGTTGCCGACCGGGAATGACCAGTTCGTGGGGATTCAGCCCGAGTTGGTGCAACACGGTGGCGTGGATATCGGTGACATAATGCCGGTCTTCAACGGCGTGGAATCCCAGTTCGTCGGTGGCACCGTGAGCCATGCCACCCTTCACGCCGCCACCGGCCATCCAGACACTGAATCCGTAGGGATGATGATCGCGACCATTGGACGACTGCGCGCCGGGAGTCCGCCCAAACTCGGTGGCCCACACCACCAATGTTTCGTCCAGCAAACCACGTTGTTTCAGATCTTTCAGCAATGCCGCGATCGGCTGGTCCGTCTGTTTGCACAGTTTGCTGTGCCCCGCCTTTAGGCCACTGTGGCTATCCCACTGCCCTGCCCCACCATTGCTGCCGTGATAGACCTGGACAAAACGAACGCCGCTTTCGACCAATCGACGTGCAGTCAACATCTGCCGACCGAACACCTTGGTCTCGGGTTGATCCAGACCGTATTGCCGCTGCGTCAACGCGGATTCGTCTTGCAACCTGACCACTTCGGGAACAGCTGTCTGCATCCGAAACGCAAGTTCATAAGATCGGATCCGGGCTCGCAGCGCATCGTCATCCGGGAACTGGGATGACGAAAGCTGGTTCAACTGACGCAGCAGATCGAATTCACCGGATTGTTCTTCCAAAAAGACGCCGCCGGGCGGGGCCGCGTATGGCAGCGGAGTTTCCGAATCGATGTCCAGCGGCACCCCGTCGTATTGAGGCCCCAGATAGTTCGCACGATGGCATTCACGACCACCGCAACAATCGGCAACGGGTGTTCCCATCACAACGAACTGGGGCAGGTTGTCGTTGAGCGACCCCAGACCGTAGGTGGCCCAGGAACCAATCGTCGGAAAGAACCCGTCAACACGATGCCGCCCGGTGTGGAATTGCAACTGCGCCCCGTGGTTACTGTCCTCGGTCCACATCGACCGAATCACACAGAGGTCGTCGGCACAGGTGCTGACGTGCGGAAACCAGTCACTGATCTCAATCCCGCTTTCGCCTCGCGGTCCAAAACCAACCTGCAGCGGATAAATCTCGTTGCGGATGAATCCGTTGTTGGGGTCGAAGGCCACCACGCGTTCGTTTGCAAGATAGGGAGAATCCAAGACGTTAGCGTACTTGGTTTCCTTGATCGTTTTTCCGGCTAGCTGAGTCAATTGGGGTTTGGGATCGAAGGTCTCCATGTGGCTGGCACCGCCAATCATGAACAACCAAATCACGCTTTTGGCTTTCGGCGCGATCTTGTTCAGTCCGCTATCGGCGATCGATTCCCCGTTCAACAGGCTGGACAACGCGATGCTTCCGAAACCCAAACCGAGGTCTTGTAGGAAGCCGCGACGGTTACGTTCAGCAAACGCACTGGCTGTGTTCTTTCCGGAATTCATGGTCATCGCACCGTCACAAAATCGTTGTGGTTGAACAGAACGTGAACCAGGTTTTCACGTGCGCGTAGCTTCGCATCGGTTGCGGGCGGCACCGTCGATTTTGCGGTGCCGGTTGATTGCGAAAGTTTCTCGGGGCTGGACAGCAACGTTGCCTGTTGGACCAAGAACGCCTCGCAAGTGGACCGCTCGCTTGGCGTCGGTGGCCGCCCAAGGATCGCCGCATAAGCCTGGCTGACGAACGATGGATCATCAGCGGCTTCGGAACTTAGACGCGTTGCCGTGTTGCGAGCCTGATCGATCGCCAGCGGGCTGTTGGCCAGTGCCAGTGCCTGTTGAGGGACGATGCTTTCGGACCGCCGATAACAATCGGTCGGATTGGCTGCATCGAAGACGACCAGCATCGGCATCTGCTTCTCGTAGGCATGTCGAAAATAGATGCTGCGTCGCAGGATCGTTTCGCCCTTGCCAAAATCAATGTCCTGGCCGCCCATCGTGCGGTCCAAGGTGCCCGCAACCGCCAGCAGGTTGTCGCGAACCTGTTCGGCATCCAGACGGCGAACGTTGGATCGCCAAAAATGAAGATTGTCAGGATCGATTTCGGCGTTCTTTGCAAACACGGGCTGCGATTGCGGCGCCACCGAGGAAGCGAGTCGGTAGGTCTGCGACTGTAGAATCAATCGATGGATGTGTTTCATGCTCCAGTCGTTTTCGACCAATTCGACCGCCAACCAATCCAGCAGTTCGTGGTGAATCGGGCGTGGCGATCGCAGACCAAAGTCGTCGACGTTCTCAACCAAGGGCTCGCCAAAGTAACGCATCCAAATGTGGTTAACGGCAACCCGCGCGGTCAACGGGTTTTCCGCATCGGTGATCCAATTGGCAAGCGCAGTTCGTCGACCACTGCTGGTCGCTGGGTAGCTTTTACCGACCGGCGTGAACTTGTCGTCGGTGTTGACCGATTGAACGGATGCGTCGACAAGGTTCTGTTCCGATTCCGCAAGCTTTTTGGCGGCAGCATCAACAGCTGCCTTCTTCTTCGCCTCGTCCGCTTCTTTGGATTCCTTTGCGTCGGCCAATGCCAACCGTTGCTTCAGCACGTCCAAAAGCGACTGTTCGAAACCGAGTTTGCGCTCGGCATCCGCCGCCTGGACGGCGAGTGTCTGACTTTGCTCGGGATCGCCGTTGGATTCGGTGGACGATTTCGGCGTCGCTACCTGAGCCGTCGCTGCGGCCCAGCGTGATTGAACGGAAAGAAGACTGGCTCGGGCGACAGTCACCTGTTGTCTTGCGATCGCGGCCGATGCACTGTCGGCGTCATAGTCTTGTTTTGCCTCCGACGCGGCGAGTGACTTCCGCGCGGCCTTCAGCTTTCGATCTGCGGCCGCGAGTTCTTCCGTCTGGATGTAGCCGCGCAGGTAGGGTTTCGATGCGAGATCGGAAAGCGGAACCGATTGAATCGCAAAGGGGGCCTTCACGATTTCCGGCACGGACGGATCTAGCGGCCGATCTTTGTCTGGGTTCTTTTCGTTGCCGCGGATATACAGATAGGTTTCCGCATCAAGGTCGGCGTCGTAGGCGCGGGGTAAGCCAAGTTTTCCGGTATCGGGCTGACCGGCCAGCCGTTCGGTCCGGACATGGTGCGGTTGGAAGATGGCTCGGAACGCGTAGTATTCCCGCTGCGAAATGGGATCATACTTGTGATCGTGGCAACGAGCGCATGCGATCGTCATCCCCAGGAATGCTTTGGCAGTGTGTTCCACGGTCGCATCGAGCCAGATATCACGATTGCTTTTGTGGAAGTTCCGCACCAGGAATCCCGTGGCACGCAGCACGTCAAGATCCTCTGACGCGATCTCGTCGCCCGCCAACATTTCCCGGACCATCGTGTCGTAGCCCTTGTCCACGTTTAGCGATTCGATGATCCAGTCACGCCAATGCCAGATGTGACGTTGGCTACCGCGAAGTTCGTTTTTGTAACCGTCCCAATCGCTGTATCGCCAAACATCCATCCAGTGCCGGCCCCATTTTTCGCCGTAGGCCGGATCGTTCAACAAGTGATCGACTCGTTCGTTCCAAGCAGCGTCCGATGGATCCGACACAAAGGCCACTTGATCGCTTTCCGACGGTGGCAACCCGGTCACATCAAAGTGCAAGCGACGCAGTGCGGTCGTCGGATCTGCTGGTTGAACGGGGGCCAATCCGCGCTCACGCCACTTGTCGAACATCAACGCGTCGACGGGATTCGTCGACCACGGATCGGGCACATCCGTCGCCAGTTCGGGTTTGGCGGGCGGTTGGTATGCCCAGTGTTGCCGAGGCGATTCAATGACCTCTTCGTCCGGCGGGCTTGGTGCGCCCTGCTGGATCCACTGGGTCAGTTGTTTAATTTGCAGCGAACTCAGCGGCGTCCCCTCTCCATCGGGTGGCATCCGCAGGTCAGGATCGGATGTCGCCACGCGTCGAATCAGTTCGCTTGCCGCCGGATCATCCAGATCCAACAGGCCGTTGTCGTCTTCGTCACCGCGGATCAGCGATCCCGCATCCAGTCGGATCCCGCCCTCTTGCTTCAGAACGCCATGGCAGGCGCCGCATTTCTCTTGAAAGATCGGCTTGATGTCCGCTTCGTAGTCGACATCCGCTCGGAGGTCCGAGCAGACGAAAGCAAACGCTAGAGCGGCAATGAGGGATCGCGACATAGGTGGGACGTCTGTTGCGCGGGAGGTGGGAACCGCCTAGCGTAACGTCCACGGTAGTGCCGCGTCTACTATTTCTTGACAGAAGGGGCCAGTGAAATCACAGATCGCCCTGAAATTGGAACGGTTCTTCAGGGGGAACATGCCGATTGGCAGCCATGCATCAACGACTGTACGCCTGCTGCCGTCGCGACGCGTTCAACGAATGTCATTTCGACTTATACTCGCGGCAATGAGGACAGCTCTTTTCGTTGCCCCACGACACGCTCTGCTTGACGT
Protein-coding regions in this window:
- a CDS encoding DUF1501 domain-containing protein, which produces MTMNSGKNTASAFAERNRRGFLQDLGLGFGSIALSSLLNGESIADSGLNKIAPKAKSVIWLFMIGGASHMETFDPKPQLTQLAGKTIKETKYANVLDSPYLANERVVAFDPNNGFIRNEIYPLQVGFGPRGESGIEISDWFPHVSTCADDLCVIRSMWTEDSNHGAQLQFHTGRHRVDGFFPTIGSWATYGLGSLNDNLPQFVVMGTPVADCCGGRECHRANYLGPQYDGVPLDIDSETPLPYAAPPGGVFLEEQSGEFDLLRQLNQLSSSQFPDDDALRARIRSYELAFRMQTAVPEVVRLQDESALTQRQYGLDQPETKVFGRQMLTARRLVESGVRFVQVYHGSNGGAGQWDSHSGLKAGHSKLCKQTDQPIAALLKDLKQRGLLDETLVVWATEFGRTPGAQSSNGRDHHPYGFSVWMAGGGVKGGMAHGATDELGFHAVEDRHYVTDIHATVLHQLGLNPHELVIPGRQRLEKDFGHVIHDVIA
- a CDS encoding PSD1 and planctomycete cytochrome C domain-containing protein, coding for MSRSLIAALAFAFVCSDLRADVDYEADIKPIFQEKCGACHGVLKQEGGIRLDAGSLIRGDEDDNGLLDLDDPAASELIRRVATSDPDLRMPPDGEGTPLSSLQIKQLTQWIQQGAPSPPDEEVIESPRQHWAYQPPAKPELATDVPDPWSTNPVDALMFDKWRERGLAPVQPADPTTALRRLHFDVTGLPPSESDQVAFVSDPSDAAWNERVDHLLNDPAYGEKWGRHWMDVWRYSDWDGYKNELRGSQRHIWHWRDWIIESLNVDKGYDTMVREMLAGDEIASEDLDVLRATGFLVRNFHKSNRDIWLDATVEHTAKAFLGMTIACARCHDHKYDPISQREYYAFRAIFQPHHVRTERLAGQPDTGKLGLPRAYDADLDAETYLYIRGNEKNPDKDRPLDPSVPEIVKAPFAIQSVPLSDLASKPYLRGYIQTEELAAADRKLKAARKSLAASEAKQDYDADSASAAIARQQVTVARASLLSVQSRWAAATAQVATPKSSTESNGDPEQSQTLAVQAADAERKLGFEQSLLDVLKQRLALADAKESKEADEAKKKAAVDAAAKKLAESEQNLVDASVQSVNTDDKFTPVGKSYPATSSGRRTALANWITDAENPLTARVAVNHIWMRYFGEPLVENVDDFGLRSPRPIHHELLDWLAVELVENDWSMKHIHRLILQSQTYRLASSVAPQSQPVFAKNAEIDPDNLHFWRSNVRRLDAEQVRDNLLAVAGTLDRTMGGQDIDFGKGETILRRSIYFRHAYEKQMPMLVVFDAANPTDCYRRSESIVPQQALALANSPLAIDQARNTATRLSSEAADDPSFVSQAYAAILGRPPTPSERSTCEAFLVQQATLLSSPEKLSQSTGTAKSTVPPATDAKLRARENLVHVLFNHNDFVTVR